A genomic region of Colletotrichum destructivum chromosome 5, complete sequence contains the following coding sequences:
- a CDS encoding Putative isocitrate dehydrogenase NAD-dependent, isocitrate/isopropylmalate dehydrogenase, with protein sequence MPPPLAPCSFVSDLKIPVPRRNLFPTIHHYLSSRILQSSRTAFPRTSVTMLAARTFAAPLRQQCMRAAPRAAAVSQFQNSRFYSSERVAKFHGVKDSNGNYPVSLIEGDGIGPEISQAVKDIFAAAKAPVTWEPVDVTPILKDGKTAIPDAAIESIKRNKVALKGPLATPIGKGHVSLNLTLRRTFNLFANLRPCRSVAGYKTPYDNVDTVLIRENTEGEYSGIEHVVVDGVVQSIKLITREASERVLRFAFQQAQEIGRKKVRVVHKATIMKMSDGLFLKTGREVAKDYPDIEFDAELLDNTCLKMVTDPLPYNDKVLVMPNLYGDILSDMCAGLIGGLGLTPSGNIGDECSIFEAVHGSAPDIAGKGLANPTALLLSSMMMLRHMSLGEYADRIEKAAFDTLAEGKALTGDLGGNAKTHEFAGAIISKL encoded by the exons ATGCCCCCCCCACTAGCCCCATGCAGCTTTGTCTCTGATCTTAAAATTCCCGTCCCCCGACGAAACCTTTTCCCGACCATCCACCACTATCTATCTTCACGCATCTTGCAATCCTCCAGGACCGCATTTCCTCGCACCTCAGTCACAATGCTGGCCGCCCGTACTTTCGCTGCGCCCCTCCGGCAACAGTGCATGCGCGCTGCTCcccgcgctgccgctgtTTCTCAGTTCCAG AACTCCAGATTTTACTCGAGCGAGCGTGTCGCCAAGTTCCACGGTGTCAAGGACTCCAAC GGCAACTACCCGGTCAGTTTGATTGAGGGTGACGGTATCGGTCCCGAGATTTCCCAGGCCGTTAAGGACATTTTCGCCGCGGCGAAAGCTCCCGTCACCTGGGAACCCGTCGATGTCACCCCCATCCTTAAGGACGGCAAAACTGCCATCCCCGATGCCGCCatcgagagcatcaagcGCAACAAGGTTGCCCTTAAGGGACCCCTCGCC ACCCCCATTGGCAAGGGTCACGTCTCTCTGAACCTCACCCTCCGCCGCACCTTTAACCTGTTCGCCAACCTGCGCCCCTGCCGCTCTGTCGCCGGCTACAAGACTCCTTACGACAACGTCGACACAGTCCTGATCCGCGAAAACACCGAGGGTGAATACTCGGGCATCGAACACGTCGTTGTTGATGGTGTCGTGCAGTCCATCAAGCTTATTACCCGCGAGGCTTCCGAGCGCGTCCTACGCTTCGCCTTCCAGCAGGCCCAGGAAATCGGCCGCAAGAAGGTCCGCGTCGTCCACAAGGCCACCATCATGAAGATGTCCGACGGTCTCTTCCTCAAGACTGGCCGCGAGGTCGCCAAGGACTACCCCGATATCGAAttcgacgccgagctgctcgacaaCACCTGCTTGAAGATGGTCACTGACCCTCTCCCCTACAACGACAAGGTCCTCGTCATGCCCAACTTGTACGGTGATATTCTCTCCGACATGTGCGCCGGTCTGATtggtggcctcggcctcacCCCGTCCGGCAACATCGGTGACGAGTGCTCCatcttcgaggccgtccacGGTTCTGCTCCCGACATCGCCGGCAAGGGCTTGGCTAACCCAACTGCCCTGTTGCTCAGCTCCATGATGATGCTGCGCCACATGAGCCTCGGCGAGTACGCCGACAGAATTGAGAAGGCTGCTTTTGATACCCTTGCGGAAGGAAAGGCTCTGACCGGAGACCTGGGCGGCAACGCCAAGACCCATGagttcgccggcgccatcatTTCTAAGTTGTAG
- a CDS encoding Putative armadillo-like helical, CLASP domain, TOG domain-containing protein: MLSLFLNLHVRPSILSGYGVARSTLLARATTRKTPTQSPILVQRGMAEKITEDQVNDLLKILRTDASVDHKVQHVTGIKSGIKQHNVPDPLVPQIFDGLRTASTSPHAVLVNAGFTALNHLLTRLSRQEPKYIAKEAKHTLPLVIDKLGDTKDKFRSLASQALTTMYAAAPMDVERSVRNVAMVGKNPRAKEAGMHWLLYMHQEHGVQFRAYVPTLMELLEDADGMVRDVAKGTVIELFRHAPNTAKSDLKRQLKNFNVRPAIEQAIVKELAPNTAERPKTPGLEAAAPVAAPKPKLAASVSSVSSERPITPAPEARSEVDPAYVNTQRELDDIFREMMTYFEGKETEQNWLKREESMTKLRKLIAGNVPQDFPDTFLLGLKGLLDGIIKAITSLRTSLSKEGCNLVQDIATTFGPGMDPLVELLMQTFIKLAAATKKIASQQANTTVDIIIGKVTYNSRIMQHIWGACQDKNVQPRTYATGWLKTILNKEAHHKSHIEHGGGLELVEKCIKKGLNDANPGVRERMRATYWVFAKVWPARADMLRDTLEPTAQKLLDKDPNNPNAPKREVDSGRARPGLGLSKSTMSSSKPSLRETMLAQKKATMAASRNLPPRPGSAMANLSPVRPQQPALSSSSTGLAPSSKPTASGGMSVRPMRPTKKRPEMAARPATAGPYSVRTHDGPSTEASSPEGLKSKIVTPKSKTEPSPRRAASRPRAATSHANGPNVASPSAAKSTLSKSVSSPRASPRSSPAKPKMPQTAVPSSSPSRDNEDLTLVVPSLASLKSPPKDAPAEIPLRAAVEAPAKAPADVPVDVLAEATADVSVEIPLPRAEPEPEPVLELLPKPTEQPLPEPEAEAQQEMPQEAPAEVAAEPTEKPSAPATPVKEEVAEPESAPSNGLRVFEDPFVDEETTANSSIAISVLEDKPVNEVAAPPTNGCFETNGTPETPEKARQTSRLLDSGVTRVKAKSLDVHGFRKLQSIIRDNKAVFTDEKFEALLRGLFEYLESPLENLAPERVQDVKAQILATIKLLLKKERDNFQPHVSRGLESLVATRSAYDARTRIVSGLELLAEELVALGDPPEIVVVMTKLLQSKQDTSIEGSRCLATGLHVLKELLDKRTGFTPSESELAQLGGLAGRCLESTDSGVRMGAVQLCVALHSRIGDGPFWELIKGAKDDPKNLITYYIAKQQRESSAVAA; this comes from the exons ATGCTGTCCCTGTTTCTCAACCTCCACGTCCGCCCATCTATCTTGAGTGGCTACGGAGTTGCGCGAAGCACCCTTCTCGCCCGAGCTACTacgc GCAAAACCCCAACCCAGAGCCCAATCCTCGTTCAGCGGGGAATGGCGGAAAAAATCACCGAGGACCAGGTCAACGACCTGTTGAAGATCCTCCGCACCGATGCCAGCGTCGACCACAAGGTCCAGCACGTCACCGGTATCAAGTCCGGCATCAAGCAGCACAATGTACCCGATCCCCTCGTCCCTCAAATCTTCGATGGCCTCCGCACCGCCTCCACCTCGCCGCACGCtgtcctcgtcaacgccggctTCACAGCCCTTAACCACCTGTTGACAAGGCTGTCGAGGCAGGAGCCAAAGTATatcgccaaggaggcgaAGCACACGCTCCCGTTGGTCATTGACAAGCTGGGGGATACCAAGGACAAGTTCAGAAGCCTTGCGTCGCAGGCCCTGACGACCATGTACGCGGCCGCGCCCATGGATGTCGAGCGCTCGGTGCGAAACGTTGCCATGGTTGGAAAAAACCCGAGGGCTAAGGAAGCTGGCATGCATTGGCTACTGTACATGCACCAGGAACACGGTGTTCAGTTTCGTGCATACGTCCCAACTCTCATGGAACTACTCGAGGACGCTGATGGCATGGTGCGTGACGTCGCTAAGGGCACCGTCATCGAGCTGTTCAG ACATGCCCCCAACACAGCCAAGTCCGACCTGAAGAGGCAACTGAAGAATTTCAACGTTCGCCCCGCGATCGAGCAAGCTATTGTCAAGGAGCTCGCGCCGAACACAGCTGAACGGCCGAAGACGCCAGGCTTGGAAgctgccgcccccgtcgccgcccccaaACCGAAGCTCGCCGCAAGTGTATCGTCTGTCTCGAGCGAACGCCCCATCACGCCAGCGCCAGAGGCTCGTAGTGAGGTGGATCCTGCATACGTCAACACACAGCGCGAACTTGACGACATCTTTAGGGAAATGATGACGTACTTTGAGGGGAAAGAGACTGAGCAGAATTGGTTGAAGCGCGAAGAGAGCATGACCAAACTGCGAAAGCTCATTGCTGGTAACGTTCCCCAAGACTTCCCCGACACCTTTTTGCTAGGCCTGAAGGGACTCTTGGACGGAATTATCAAGGCCATTACCTCTCTGCGAACCAGTCTTTCCAAAGAAGGCTGTAACTTGGTCCAGGATATTGCGACAACTTTCGGCCCCGGCATGGATCCTTTGGTGGAGCTTCTTATGCAGACTTTCATCAAGCTTGCTGCGGCGACCAAGAAGATTGCTTCCCAGCAGGCAAACACCACGGTtgacatcatcatcggcaagGTCACGTACAACTCTCGAATCATGCAGCATATCTGGGGCGCATGCCAGGACAAGAACGTTCAGCCGAGGACGTACGCTACAGGCTGGCTCAAGACAATACTAAACAAGGAGGCTCATCACAAGAGTCACATCGAACACGGTGGCGGTTTGGAGCTGGTAGAGAAGTGTATCAAAAAAGGCCTCAACGACGCGAACCCCGGGGTCAGAGAACGTATGCGTGCTACCTACTGGGTGTTTGCCAAAGTTTGGCCTGCGAGGGCAGACAT GCTCAGAGACACTCTCGAACCAACAGCTCAGAAGCTTCTGGATAAGGACCCCAACAATCCTAACGCCCCTAAGAGGGAAGTCGACAGCGGCCGCGCCAGACCGGGCCTCGGTTTGTCTAAGAGTACAatgagcagcagcaagccaAGCTTACGGGAAACCATGCTGGCccagaagaaggcgacgatgGCAGCGTCCCGAAACctgcctcctcggccgggatCTGCGATGGCTAACCTTTCTCCGGTCCGGCCACAACAGCCAGCACTAAGCTCGTCCTCAACTGGCCTGGCACCCTCATCGAAACCAACAGCATCCGGTGGAATGTCTGTTCGGCCGATGAGACCCACCAAGAAGCGCCCGGAAATGGCTGCAAGACCAGCGACAGCCGGCCCCTACTCCGTGCGGACACACGATGGACCTTCCACTGAGGCATCGAGTCCAGAGGGCCTCAAGTCGAAGATTGTCACACCAAAGTCGAAAACCGAGCCGTCTCCACGAAGGGCGGCTAGTAGACCGCGCGCCGCGACATCTCACGCTAACGGCCCAAATGTTGCATCGCCCAGCGCTGCCAAATCGACGCTCTCCAAGTCGGTGTCCTCGCCTCGTGCCTCACCCCGGTCTAGTCCCGCAAAGCCCAAGATGCCACAGACTGCAGTACCCTCAAGCAGTCCATCCAGAGACAACGAAGATCTCACATTGGTTGTGCCAAGTCTCGCGAGCCTGAAGTCCCCTCCCAAAGATGCCCCTGCGGAAATACCGCTGCGAGCCGCAGTAGAAGCGCCAGCAAAAGCACCAGCAGATGTGCCAGTAGATGTCCTAGCAGAAGCAACGGCGGATGTTTCTGTAGAGATACCCTTGCCAAGAGCCGAGCCTGAACCCGAACCTGTACTGGAGCTTTTGCCTAAGCCTACCGAGCAGCCTCTCCCagagcccgaggccgaggcacAGCAGGAAATGCCACAGGAAGCGCCAGCAGAAGTAGCTGCAGAGCCGACCGAGAAACCATCGGCTCCCGCGACTCCTGTCAAGGAAGAAGTGGCCGAGCCAGAATCAGCGCCTTCCAATGGGCTCAGAGTGTTCGAAGATCCCTTCGTGGACGAGGAAACGACTGCAAACTCTAGCATCGCCATTTCTGTGTTGGAGGATAAGCCTGTGAACGAGGTCGCTGCGCCACCAACCAATGGCTGCTTCGAGACGAACGGCACCCCTGAGACCCCTGAGAAGGCTCGCCAAACTTCGAGATTGCTCGATAGTGGTGTGACCAGAGTCAAAGCGAAGTCTCTAGATGTGCATGGCTTCAGAAAGCTGCAATCCATTATCAGGGACAACAAGGCCGTTTTCACGGATGAGAAATTTGAAGCTCTCCTCCGCGGGCTATTTGAGTACCTCGAGTCGCCCCTAGAGAACCTTGCGCCGGAAAGGGTTCAAGATGTCAAGGCTCAGATCCTCGCGACGATCAAGCTCctgctcaagaaggagcGAGACAACTTCCAGCCCCATGTCTCACGAGGACTCGAGTCTCTTGTAGCAACGCGCAGCGCTTACGACGCACGCACCCGCATTGTCAGCGGGCTTGAGCTACTCGCCGAAGAGCTCGTGGCCCTGGGTGACCCCCCTGAGATTGTCGTTGTGATGACCAAGCTTCTGCAAAGCAAGCAGGATACATCGATCGAGGGCAGCCGCTGCCTCGCCACAGGTCTACACGTGCTCAAGGAGCTACTCGACAAGCGCACTGGTTTCACGCCCTCGGAGAGCGAGCTCGCGCAACTGGGCGGACTTGCTGGCCGATGCCTCGAATCGACCGACTCTGGCGTCCGCATGGGTGCTGTGCAGCTCTGCGTGGCATTGCACTCGCGCATCGGCGATGGACCGTTCTGGGAGCTCATCAAAGGCGCCAAAGACGACCCAAAGAACCTCATCACTTACTACATTGCGAAGCAGCAGCGGGAGAGCAGCGCCGTTGCCGCCTAG